One window of Methanobacterium alkalithermotolerans genomic DNA carries:
- a CDS encoding PRC-barrel domain-containing protein: protein MKASEFIGKTVIDKTGVEIGKVEDIIVKPKKCLMDRIIIGSGGLINKKHFSVKDNEIESTGDYVLLNMALKEIEDKLGSEDLEYIKKVETNFAEIQGKVVITQNGVKLGTVEDMVIKPSQCLIENIIVKSKSDLGKKSFMVGKEEIIDIKDFMVLNLDLDDVEGRII, encoded by the coding sequence ATGAAAGCCTCAGAATTTATAGGAAAAACCGTGATAGATAAAACCGGTGTGGAAATTGGAAAAGTGGAAGATATCATAGTTAAGCCTAAAAAATGCTTAATGGATAGAATTATCATTGGATCTGGAGGTTTAATAAATAAAAAACATTTCAGTGTTAAGGATAATGAAATTGAAAGCACAGGGGATTATGTTTTACTTAACATGGCTTTAAAAGAGATTGAAGATAAACTGGGCTCGGAAGACCTGGAATACATTAAAAAAGTGGAAACCAACTTTGCAGAAATACAGGGCAAAGTGGTCATAACCCAAAATGGAGTGAAACTGGGTACAGTGGAAGATATGGTTATTAAACCCAGCCAGTGCCTGATAGAAAATATCATAGTTAAATCCAAGTCCGACCTGGGTAAAAAATCATTCATGGTAGGCAAGGAAGAAATAATTGATATTAAAGATTTCATGGTTTTGAATTTGGATCTGGATGATGTTGAGGGCAGGATTATTTGA
- a CDS encoding SPFH domain-containing protein yields MDLFVVFFIVVVLFVLAYKGVKIVRPYQKAVVERLGKYQRTVDSGLVVIIPFIESMRKVDLREQVVDVPPQDVITKDNTGVIVDGVIFYEVVDPFNAVYNVVNFYQAITKLAQTNLRNIIGDLELDQTLTSREMINTQLREVLDEATDKWGTRVVRVEIQRIEPPKDIVEAMSKQMKAERMKRAAILDAEGYKQSQIKKAEGDKQSAILNAEGKAEAIKKVADADKYQTIAIAQGEAQAILSVFKAIHEGDPTNDLLAVKYLEALQKVADGQATKIFLPLETSGVLGSIAGIGELFQDKDTTPKE; encoded by the coding sequence ATGGATTTATTTGTAGTTTTTTTTATAGTTGTTGTACTTTTTGTCCTGGCCTATAAGGGAGTAAAGATAGTAAGGCCCTATCAAAAAGCTGTGGTGGAAAGACTGGGTAAATACCAGAGAACTGTGGATAGTGGTCTGGTAGTAATAATACCCTTTATTGAATCAATGCGTAAAGTTGATTTAAGAGAGCAGGTAGTGGATGTGCCTCCCCAGGATGTTATAACCAAGGATAACACCGGAGTAATAGTGGATGGGGTTATTTTCTATGAGGTGGTGGACCCCTTTAATGCAGTTTATAATGTGGTTAACTTTTATCAGGCCATAACCAAACTGGCTCAGACTAATTTGAGGAATATTATAGGGGATCTGGAATTGGACCAAACCCTTACCTCACGGGAAATGATAAACACCCAGTTAAGGGAAGTTCTGGATGAGGCCACTGATAAATGGGGTACCCGGGTAGTTCGAGTTGAAATTCAACGAATTGAGCCGCCAAAGGATATTGTAGAGGCCATGTCCAAGCAAATGAAAGCAGAAAGAATGAAAAGGGCCGCCATACTGGATGCGGAAGGATATAAACAGTCTCAGATTAAAAAAGCAGAAGGTGACAAGCAATCTGCTATTTTAAATGCTGAGGGTAAGGCAGAAGCCATTAAAAAAGTGGCTGATGCAGATAAATACCAGACCATAGCTATTGCCCAGGGAGAAGCACAGGCCATACTCAGTGTTTTCAAGGCCATACATGAAGGTGATCCTACCAATGACCTTTTAGCAGTTAAATATTTGGAAGCCCTGCAAAAAGTAGCTGATGGACAGGCCACCAAGATATTCCTGCCCCTGGAAACATCAGGAGTTTTAGGTTCCATAGCCGGTATTGGGGAGTTATTCCAGGATAAGGACACCACTCCTAAAGAATAA
- a CDS encoding NfeD family protein, giving the protein MIDVQAWIFIAALCFLGEMLTVSFFLLWFGVGASVSAVLSYLGFDPLTQFIAFIIISVILLALSRPFAARITKDSPKKATSERLIGQKGLVIEELTPEKGGIVKVEGDTWRAISSQTIKEGEYVFIKEIRGVKLIVEPFKSLDDNK; this is encoded by the coding sequence ATGATTGATGTACAAGCATGGATTTTTATAGCAGCATTATGCTTTTTAGGAGAGATGCTTACGGTTAGTTTCTTTCTTTTGTGGTTCGGAGTGGGTGCTTCTGTTTCTGCAGTTTTAAGTTACCTGGGCTTTGATCCATTAACCCAGTTTATTGCTTTTATCATAATCTCTGTTATTCTTTTGGCACTTTCTCGACCATTTGCCGCCAGAATAACAAAAGATTCCCCTAAAAAAGCAACTTCAGAACGTCTGATTGGTCAAAAAGGTCTGGTTATTGAAGAACTAACCCCTGAAAAGGGAGGAATAGTTAAAGTAGAAGGAGACACCTGGAGAGCAATATCATCCCAAACTATTAAAGAAGGAGAATATGTTTTTATAAAAGAAATAAGGGGAGTTAAATTGATAGTAGAACCATTTAAGTCCCTGGATGATAACAAATAA
- a CDS encoding DUF169 domain-containing protein, producing MKFEKQASLLKKVLELKNEPLSITFTNESISSDYNGKISICKALKEAVEGNSFVINLESSACPGGNWHCGLSKIPTGEPKKRLQNFLTRGEKLYHSIVAFERLIKLSSPPPTGLGENMVICPLSDATLRPDIVLFLCNAHQACRLISLDTYWDGLQPKIELAGALCHSTISYPVITGETNLTVGDWTARRHQNYGADILFVSIPYERLDNLLKAIPLSTAGNADMEVPDDFKNDI from the coding sequence ATGAAATTTGAAAAGCAAGCTTCCCTTTTAAAAAAAGTTTTAGAACTTAAAAATGAACCATTATCCATTACTTTTACTAATGAATCGATTTCCAGTGATTATAATGGAAAAATATCCATTTGTAAGGCCTTAAAAGAAGCAGTAGAAGGAAATTCCTTTGTAATAAATCTGGAAAGTAGTGCCTGTCCTGGTGGAAACTGGCACTGTGGTTTAAGTAAGATACCTACAGGAGAGCCTAAAAAGAGATTGCAAAACTTCTTAACCCGGGGTGAAAAACTATACCATTCTATTGTTGCTTTTGAAAGGTTGATAAAACTATCTTCCCCTCCTCCCACTGGTTTAGGAGAAAACATGGTTATATGCCCTTTAAGTGATGCTACTCTAAGGCCAGATATAGTATTGTTTTTATGTAATGCCCATCAGGCCTGCCGATTGATTAGCCTGGATACTTACTGGGATGGCCTTCAACCAAAAATTGAATTGGCAGGGGCATTGTGTCACAGTACCATATCTTACCCGGTGATAACCGGTGAGACTAATCTCACTGTAGGGGACTGGACTGCCCGGCGGCATCAAAACTATGGTGCAGATATATTATTTGTGAGCATTCCTTATGAGCGATTAGATAATTTACTTAAGGCTATTCCCCTTTCAACTGCAGGAAATGCAGATATGGAAGTACCGGATGATTTTAAAAATGATATATGA
- a CDS encoding cyclase family protein yields MPYESLSYNLHQESLVHPALKKPEIRQKSYLNKEGYETYLITIENHSSTHVDAPAHFLKGGKTISDYQAEDMVFHHPVLVESFKKCDEDLKIRDLKKIPLESLEKADILLFKTAFHRYRKNNPEIYLKHNPGISPELIAYLRENYQSLKALGIDSVSISGYQKPEIAHKTHMAAFITKEEYGVPLLLIEDLNLKRLTYQSIIKRIILSPWRIKGIDSAPCDVLAEL; encoded by the coding sequence TTGCCATATGAGTCATTATCTTATAATCTCCACCAGGAATCCCTGGTACATCCCGCCTTAAAAAAGCCAGAAATAAGACAAAAAAGCTATTTAAATAAAGAGGGCTATGAAACCTACCTTATTACCATTGAAAATCATAGTAGCACCCATGTAGACGCCCCGGCACATTTTTTAAAAGGAGGAAAGACCATTTCCGATTACCAGGCAGAAGATATGGTTTTCCATCATCCCGTGCTGGTAGAATCATTTAAAAAATGTGACGAAGACCTTAAAATCAGGGACTTAAAAAAAATCCCTTTAGAATCATTAGAAAAAGCAGATATATTGCTTTTTAAAACTGCTTTTCATCGTTATAGAAAAAATAACCCGGAAATATATCTAAAACACAATCCGGGTATTTCTCCTGAATTAATTGCATATCTTAGAGAAAATTACCAATCCTTGAAGGCGCTGGGAATTGATTCTGTTTCAATCTCAGGATATCAGAAACCAGAAATTGCACATAAAACACATATGGCAGCCTTCATAACAAAAGAAGAATATGGGGTGCCCTTACTCTTAATAGAAGATCTTAATTTAAAGAGACTGACTTATCAATCCATCATAAAAAGGATAATACTCTCACCCTGGCGCATTAAAGGCATAGACAGTGCTCCCTGTGATGTACTGGCGGAATTATAA
- the tsaA gene encoding tRNA (N6-threonylcarbamoyladenosine(37)-N6)-methyltransferase TrmO: MELKPIGIIHSPYTKKAQAPHQGRFSSKKSHIIIFDEFLEGLDGIDKYKHLIIIYWLDKARRDILKVVPHGRTKKRGVFSTRAPVRPNPLAYSVVELLEHKKNKLVVKGLEALDGTPLVDIKPYWADLDSVK, translated from the coding sequence ATGGAACTAAAACCTATTGGTATTATACATTCTCCCTATACTAAGAAAGCTCAAGCTCCCCATCAGGGACGATTCAGCTCAAAAAAAAGCCATATAATAATTTTTGATGAATTCCTGGAGGGACTAGACGGAATTGATAAATATAAGCATTTGATTATTATCTACTGGCTGGATAAAGCCAGAAGGGATATTTTAAAGGTGGTGCCCCATGGGAGAACCAAAAAAAGAGGTGTTTTTTCTACCAGGGCTCCGGTTAGACCTAATCCTCTGGCTTACAGTGTGGTGGAACTGCTTGAGCATAAAAAAAATAAATTAGTAGTTAAAGGACTGGAAGCTCTGGATGGAACACCTTTAGTGGATATAAAACCCTACTGGGCAGATTTAGATAGTGTAAAATGA
- a CDS encoding flavodoxin family protein has translation MKALVVYYSRTGNTRDVAQDVARELNCDLEEIYDTQKRSGIIGWLKSGYQANRGKYTIIKELEKNPASYDLVIIGTPVWAGKPAVPVSTFLRDYRDELNNVAFFCTLKASGSESALQAMAELSGKTPVETMVIEESEIKQKTCDCKLEPFVRDVVDF, from the coding sequence ATGAAAGCACTTGTAGTTTATTATTCGAGAACCGGTAATACTCGAGATGTGGCCCAGGATGTGGCCCGGGAATTGAATTGTGATCTGGAAGAGATATATGATACCCAAAAAAGGTCGGGAATCATAGGATGGTTAAAATCCGGTTACCAGGCCAATAGGGGTAAATATACCATTATAAAGGAGCTGGAAAAGAATCCTGCTAGTTATGATCTGGTTATAATCGGGACCCCGGTATGGGCCGGTAAACCAGCAGTACCGGTGAGCACATTTTTAAGAGACTATAGGGATGAATTGAATAATGTGGCTTTCTTTTGTACCTTAAAGGCCAGTGGATCTGAATCCGCCCTGCAAGCTATGGCTGAGCTTTCAGGAAAAACCCCGGTAGAAACCATGGTTATTGAAGAAAGCGAAATAAAACAAAAAACCTGTGACTGTAAGCTGGAACCCTTTGTAAGAGATGTGGTTGATTTTTAA
- a CDS encoding alpha/beta fold hydrolase yields the protein MAEKNQFIPREAQEEYLQAYLNVMKLWKVEYQSLEVETSFGTTHINFCGSKDNPPLLLLHAASVSSAEWYANVKELSKDFYLIAPDTIGDCGWSRCHAEMENRDHYNQWLMEIMDHLHLEKSHIMGHSYGGWLALNLAISHPEKLDKMVLLAPAASLAPFNLIIKMALKMPRLPLMPSAEKTLKMMAAKDFEPPIEFVELMDVVNRHFKPKMVFPTVYSDPELQNIKNPTLLLMGDQEKIYPPLKAVKRARKLIPNVKSEIIIDAGHILNMEKPEEVNSRVIKFLKSE from the coding sequence ATGGCAGAAAAAAATCAGTTTATCCCCCGGGAAGCCCAGGAAGAATACCTCCAGGCGTACCTTAATGTAATGAAACTGTGGAAAGTGGAATATCAGTCCCTGGAAGTTGAAACCAGCTTCGGAACCACCCATATCAATTTTTGCGGATCCAAGGATAATCCTCCCCTCCTTCTTTTACATGCCGCATCGGTAAGCTCAGCAGAATGGTATGCTAATGTAAAAGAACTTAGCAAGGATTTCTATTTAATAGCACCAGATACCATAGGGGACTGTGGCTGGAGCCGTTGCCATGCTGAAATGGAAAACAGGGACCACTACAACCAGTGGCTAATGGAGATCATGGACCATCTCCACCTGGAAAAATCCCATATTATGGGCCACTCCTATGGTGGCTGGCTGGCCCTCAACCTGGCCATTTCCCACCCGGAAAAACTGGATAAAATGGTTCTTCTAGCACCGGCAGCTTCCCTAGCACCTTTTAACTTAATTATTAAAATGGCCTTGAAGATGCCCCGCTTACCCCTAATGCCTTCAGCTGAGAAAACTTTGAAAATGATGGCGGCTAAAGACTTTGAACCTCCAATAGAATTTGTTGAACTTATGGATGTGGTTAACCGCCACTTTAAACCAAAAATGGTTTTCCCCACAGTATACAGTGACCCGGAATTACAAAACATAAAAAACCCCACCTTACTATTAATGGGGGATCAGGAGAAAATATATCCTCCCTTAAAAGCGGTTAAAAGAGCTAGAAAATTAATTCCAAATGTAAAATCAGAAATAATTATAGATGCCGGCCATATTCTTAATATGGAAAAACCAGAAGAAGTTAACTCCCGGGTTATTAAATTTTTAAAATCAGAATAA
- a CDS encoding glutamine synthetase family protein, with protein sequence MNSGKGKLEKNIGEDGEFIRILWCDNANIIRGKALYVNKENISQKMPLKVGISSGQQGVPVMYDQVIESSLLTPVGEIELEADLQTLNPLPYAPGNFRAMGDMNLNGKNWEYCPRGFLKRMIAKLFKMGISIKASFENEFYLLDLEESKDILPREKTPFASTYSLDLNQEFIRDVVYALHKQDMMVEQYYSESGPGQQEITIKFQEALGAADNQIAFRETVKAIALQKGMIASFLPKLFPQESGSGCHLHLSLWKNDKNISGSSDDAYGLSTEGKYFIAGVLHHLPALMGISTPTTNSYHRIKPHTWSGAFGCWGIDNREAAIRVISEKDNFVKHFEIKTVDASSNPYLALGAVIFAGYDGIKNKMTLPEPVQQDPGTLSSDERSIKGIRTLPTHLDQALSYLEKDRYLMDALGSKLSQAYLAVKKAEFEYFKDLSHQEEVEILRDKF encoded by the coding sequence ATGAATTCGGGAAAAGGCAAATTGGAGAAAAATATAGGGGAAGATGGAGAATTTATACGCATATTATGGTGTGATAACGCCAATATAATCCGGGGAAAAGCATTATATGTTAATAAAGAGAATATAAGCCAGAAAATGCCTTTAAAAGTTGGTATAAGTTCCGGCCAGCAGGGAGTTCCGGTGATGTATGATCAGGTTATAGAAAGCTCTTTATTAACACCGGTGGGAGAAATAGAATTAGAAGCAGACCTGCAGACCCTGAATCCCCTACCCTATGCTCCTGGAAATTTCCGGGCCATGGGAGATATGAATTTAAATGGAAAAAATTGGGAATACTGCCCCCGGGGATTTTTAAAAAGAATGATTGCTAAATTATTTAAAATGGGTATAAGTATAAAGGCTTCTTTTGAAAACGAATTTTACCTTCTGGATCTTGAAGAATCTAAAGATATCCTTCCCCGGGAAAAAACTCCTTTTGCATCCACTTATTCTTTGGATTTAAATCAGGAATTCATTAGAGATGTGGTTTATGCCCTGCATAAACAGGACATGATGGTAGAACAGTATTATTCTGAATCAGGACCAGGACAACAGGAAATAACCATTAAATTCCAGGAGGCTTTAGGTGCTGCTGATAATCAAATAGCCTTCCGAGAAACAGTAAAAGCCATAGCCCTCCAGAAAGGGATGATTGCATCATTTTTGCCTAAATTATTCCCTCAGGAATCCGGGAGTGGCTGTCATTTACATTTAAGTCTGTGGAAAAATGATAAAAATATTTCCGGGTCCTCTGATGATGCTTATGGATTATCAACTGAAGGAAAGTATTTTATTGCCGGTGTATTGCATCATTTACCCGCCTTAATGGGCATAAGCACCCCCACTACAAATTCCTATCACCGTATAAAACCACATACCTGGTCAGGAGCATTCGGGTGCTGGGGAATTGATAATAGGGAAGCTGCAATTAGGGTAATATCTGAAAAAGATAATTTTGTCAAACATTTCGAAATAAAAACAGTGGATGCTTCTTCCAATCCTTATCTAGCTTTAGGAGCTGTTATTTTTGCAGGATATGATGGTATTAAAAATAAAATGACCTTACCCGAACCGGTACAACAAGACCCGGGGACCCTTAGCTCTGATGAAAGGAGTATAAAAGGAATAAGAACCCTGCCTACCCACTTAGATCAGGCCTTATCTTATCTGGAAAAAGACCGGTATTTGATGGATGCTCTGGGTAGTAAATTGTCTCAGGCCTATTTAGCTGTAAAAAAAGCTGAATTTGAATATTTTAAAGATTTAAGTCACCAGGAAGAAGTTGAAATTTTGCGGGATAAGTTTTAA
- a CDS encoding tetratricopeptide repeat protein codes for MVDSPEENVLEKVLYWTRRGNEYFLKEEYHEALFSYDRALELDENTSKIWDNRGVVLSSLGWHTQAIESFEIALELEADNSRAWSNMGVSLAATLRFEEALNCFNRALELDPEDDEVWNNKGSALFSMARYPEALENFKKALHINPDNPQALAGKGSALRFLGRYKEAAEVLEKFIARAPPELAHMKEEAWAMLLEIRLIMERED; via the coding sequence ATGGTTGATTCTCCTGAGGAAAATGTTCTGGAAAAGGTCCTTTACTGGACCCGGAGGGGTAACGAGTACTTTTTAAAAGAAGAATATCATGAAGCTCTTTTTTCCTATGATCGGGCCCTGGAACTGGATGAAAATACCAGTAAAATCTGGGATAACCGGGGGGTGGTATTATCTTCACTGGGATGGCATACTCAGGCCATAGAATCCTTTGAAATTGCCCTGGAACTTGAAGCTGATAATTCCCGGGCCTGGTCTAATATGGGAGTCTCCCTGGCAGCTACACTTAGATTTGAAGAAGCACTCAATTGCTTTAATAGGGCCCTGGAACTGGATCCGGAGGATGATGAAGTCTGGAATAATAAAGGTTCTGCTCTTTTTTCCATGGCCCGCTACCCGGAGGCCCTGGAAAATTTCAAAAAAGCTCTCCACATAAATCCAGATAATCCTCAAGCCCTGGCTGGTAAAGGCTCTGCTTTAAGGTTTTTAGGAAGATACAAAGAAGCAGCAGAAGTACTAGAAAAGTTCATTGCCAGAGCCCCTCCTGAACTGGCACATATGAAAGAAGAAGCATGGGCCATGTTACTGGAGATAAGGTTAATTATGGAACGGGAAGATTAA
- the fumC gene encoding class II fumarate hydratase has translation MAEKFRKEFDSLGEVSIPSHRLWGPQTQRSLEHFSTGTQLIPREMIEAYAIIKKSCALTNFKFGLLDEPEKDLVVRVCDELLSGHHQEEFPLHVWMTGSGTHFNMNVNEVISNRCSQLTGNPLGSKKPLHPNDHVNLSQSSNDTFPTAMHISTVKALQDRLLPSITHLRDSLNKKKEEWKDIVKIGRTHMQDAVPLTLGQEFSGYAGLLDDNLNRLKTNMHELYYLALGGTALGTGINAPDGFDKKAASEIAKITGLPFKTAPNKFKVQGSHDALVMVSGTLKTLATSCYKIANDIRILSCGPRCGIHELDIPANEPGSSIMPGKINPSQCEALSMIAVQVMANDMAVSIGGGGGYLEMNVYKPVMIYNVLQSINLLSDGCNNFRKYLLEDTKPDLKQINIFLDQSLMLVTALSPVIGYDKAAKVAHHALKNDLTLKEAVLELEYLPEDEFDYLVNPKAMVNPTPPKK, from the coding sequence ATGGCGGAGAAATTTCGTAAGGAATTTGATAGTTTAGGTGAAGTTAGTATTCCTTCACATAGGTTATGGGGGCCTCAAACCCAGAGATCTCTAGAGCATTTTAGTACCGGTACTCAATTAATCCCCCGGGAAATGATTGAAGCTTATGCTATTATTAAAAAATCCTGCGCCTTAACCAACTTTAAATTTGGGCTTTTAGATGAGCCTGAAAAGGATCTTGTTGTTCGAGTATGTGATGAACTTCTATCTGGTCACCACCAGGAAGAGTTCCCTTTACATGTGTGGATGACTGGAAGTGGGACCCATTTCAATATGAATGTGAATGAAGTAATATCCAATAGATGCTCTCAGCTTACAGGAAATCCCCTGGGAAGTAAAAAGCCCCTGCACCCCAATGACCATGTTAATTTATCCCAATCTTCCAATGACACTTTCCCCACGGCCATGCATATTTCTACAGTTAAGGCCCTGCAGGATAGACTGCTACCCTCTATTACCCATTTACGTGATTCACTAAATAAAAAAAAAGAAGAATGGAAAGACATAGTTAAAATTGGAAGAACCCATATGCAGGATGCAGTACCCCTCACCCTGGGCCAGGAATTTTCAGGATATGCGGGATTGTTAGATGATAATTTAAATCGATTAAAAACAAATATGCATGAGTTATATTATTTGGCCTTAGGCGGGACAGCTCTTGGTACCGGCATAAATGCTCCTGATGGATTTGATAAAAAAGCAGCCAGTGAGATTGCAAAAATAACCGGATTGCCATTTAAAACTGCTCCCAACAAATTTAAAGTCCAGGGATCACATGATGCTCTGGTGATGGTTAGTGGAACTTTAAAAACTCTGGCCACATCTTGTTATAAAATTGCCAATGATATACGTATTCTAAGTTGTGGTCCCCGCTGCGGTATACATGAACTGGATATACCTGCTAATGAACCTGGTTCTTCAATCATGCCGGGGAAAATTAACCCTTCTCAATGTGAAGCTTTATCTATGATTGCTGTTCAGGTCATGGCTAATGATATGGCAGTATCAATTGGTGGAGGGGGAGGTTATCTGGAGATGAATGTTTACAAGCCAGTTATGATTTATAATGTCTTACAGTCCATAAATTTACTATCAGATGGTTGTAATAATTTCCGGAAGTATCTCCTGGAAGATACTAAGCCGGATCTTAAACAGATAAATATATTTTTAGATCAGTCCCTCATGTTAGTAACTGCCCTTAGCCCGGTAATAGGATATGATAAAGCAGCTAAAGTAGCCCATCATGCATTAAAGAATGATTTAACTCTAAAAGAAGCTGTTTTAGAACTTGAATATTTACCTGAAGATGAATTTGATTATTTGGTAAATCCAAAGGCTATGGTTAATCCCACTCCCCCAAAAAAATGA
- a CDS encoding glutamate synthase-related protein, which translates to MSDEPGNIRVNVPDSKENRQKCICRLCHSYPHDCEGEILFCSTKESECDIKAKSCLCNKCPVYIEYDLKGLYYCDKVSVGDSRILMRKKNTGEDLSFYQKVVNIKEQSKGGKSVIGSMGSLKKLPFSLDDLYLVPAQVNKFPLNQEDPVNTSIILGPESKKPLKISSPVMISGMSFGAVSKKVRLVIAKTAEKLKIAFNSGEGGLIPEEKNIGADYRIIQYSTGRFGIDEDMLKSASAVEIRFGQGAYPGKGSYLPAEKITKEIARARNLKSGEASYSPAHHPDITDHQSLKEKVDWLREITRGAPIGAKIACGDVKEDVKILSHAGVDFIALDGFGGATGATNYYIRENVGIPVFTALPLAYHTLKKMGTKDKISLIAGGGLKTSAEFTKCLSLGADAIYIGTAALIAINCQQYRVCYTGLCPTGVATQDPKLMDQLDLEQGISKLTTYLKLSAEEIANLSRIVGENDVNNLTRNNLISSSRDMSRATRVRWINGDYL; encoded by the coding sequence ATGTCAGATGAACCGGGCAATATCCGAGTTAATGTTCCTGATTCTAAAGAAAACCGCCAGAAGTGTATCTGCAGATTATGTCATAGCTATCCCCATGACTGTGAAGGGGAGATATTATTTTGCAGTACTAAGGAGAGTGAATGTGATATTAAAGCTAAATCCTGCCTTTGCAATAAGTGCCCCGTATACATAGAGTATGATTTAAAAGGGTTATATTACTGTGATAAAGTAAGTGTAGGTGATAGCCGCATCCTCATGCGGAAAAAAAATACTGGTGAAGATTTATCTTTTTATCAAAAAGTAGTCAATATTAAAGAACAGAGTAAAGGGGGAAAGAGTGTAATAGGCTCTATGGGATCCTTAAAAAAGCTTCCTTTTTCTCTGGATGATCTTTATCTGGTACCAGCACAGGTAAACAAATTTCCTTTAAATCAGGAAGACCCGGTAAATACCAGCATAATTCTGGGTCCTGAATCAAAAAAACCTTTAAAGATAAGTTCCCCGGTTATGATTTCAGGAATGAGTTTTGGGGCGGTATCCAAAAAAGTTCGACTGGTAATAGCCAAAACAGCTGAAAAATTAAAAATTGCCTTTAATTCAGGTGAAGGCGGTCTCATCCCTGAAGAAAAAAATATAGGTGCAGATTATAGGATAATCCAGTACTCTACTGGTCGGTTTGGAATTGATGAAGATATGCTTAAATCTGCATCCGCCGTGGAAATAAGATTTGGACAGGGAGCCTATCCGGGTAAAGGTAGCTATTTACCAGCAGAAAAGATCACCAAAGAAATAGCAAGAGCCAGAAACTTAAAATCAGGTGAAGCATCTTACTCTCCAGCCCATCATCCCGACATAACCGATCACCAGTCCTTAAAAGAAAAAGTGGACTGGCTTCGTGAAATCACCCGGGGAGCACCTATCGGAGCAAAAATAGCTTGCGGTGATGTAAAAGAAGATGTTAAAATATTATCTCACGCGGGGGTTGATTTTATTGCTCTTGATGGGTTTGGTGGAGCTACAGGAGCCACAAATTATTATATCAGAGAAAACGTAGGCATCCCTGTATTTACGGCACTTCCTCTGGCTTATCATACTCTTAAAAAAATGGGGACTAAAGATAAAATTTCATTAATTGCTGGTGGAGGATTAAAAACCTCAGCAGAATTTACCAAATGCCTATCTTTAGGGGCGGATGCAATCTATATTGGCACTGCTGCTTTAATTGCCATTAACTGCCAGCAATATCGGGTATGTTACACTGGCCTTTGCCCTACCGGGGTTGCCACTCAGGACCCTAAACTCATGGATCAGTTAGATCTGGAGCAGGGAATTTCAAAATTAACCACTTATCTAAAATTATCCGCCGAAGAAATTGCCAATTTAAGTCGTATTGTAGGTGAAAATGATGTTAATAATCTTACCCGGAATAATTTAATATCCTCCAGCCGGGACATGTCCCGGGCTACCAGGGTAAGGTGGATTAATGGTGATTACCTGTAA
- a CDS encoding DUF2769 domain-containing protein: protein MKSLSKVEFNTKNLEKCICKTCPVQAESSCVKEKNIKVQEMMEENMMPEPEMVPGLYCASGKAACSDLDTAKMCQCNECPLWDEYDLPEGLPMGYYCRDGEAQ, encoded by the coding sequence GTGAAAAGCTTGTCTAAAGTAGAATTCAATACTAAAAACCTGGAAAAATGCATCTGTAAAACCTGTCCGGTACAGGCTGAAAGTTCCTGTGTAAAAGAAAAAAATATTAAAGTCCAGGAAATGATGGAAGAGAACATGATGCCTGAACCAGAAATGGTTCCCGGCTTATACTGTGCCAGTGGAAAAGCAGCATGCAGTGACCTGGACACGGCTAAAATGTGCCAGTGCAATGAATGTCCCCTATGGGATGAATATGATTTACCAGAAGGCTTACCCATGGGTTACTACTGCCGGGATGGAGAGGCACAATAA